In the genome of Telluria beijingensis, one region contains:
- a CDS encoding zinc ribbon domain-containing protein — protein sequence MFCSHCGAQMAPDAAFCSVCGKAAGSTSSPVSLDKPSAPGPAPQAPGDIPDGVKGWSWGAFLLNWIWAIGNRSWIGLLSLVPYLGWIVVFWLGFKGREMAWKNKQWDSLEHFNRVQRKWSQWGIGITLAAIVLAILAAMATPALEDYARRTAGETARQDDTPPPADDAAVTARGLIDSNADNLPASLSTVAGLLDRRTNADGSRSLTLGGRVLFSGEDASWQFPLRSFALSGGREAILMARSGDRGNSCETLFFFLLADASGVKPTPMFGTCAPRGSFVQRDDVIEIQLPDVSGNSTIVLRDGVVIKDGQVVGMTGLNDPSR from the coding sequence ATGTTCTGTTCTCATTGCGGCGCGCAGATGGCGCCGGACGCCGCCTTCTGTTCGGTCTGCGGCAAGGCCGCAGGCAGCACGTCCTCCCCCGTCAGCCTCGACAAGCCATCCGCACCTGGCCCCGCGCCGCAAGCACCTGGCGACATTCCCGACGGCGTCAAGGGCTGGAGCTGGGGCGCCTTCCTGCTCAACTGGATCTGGGCGATCGGCAACCGCAGCTGGATCGGGCTGCTGTCGCTGGTGCCCTACCTCGGCTGGATCGTGGTGTTCTGGCTCGGCTTCAAGGGCCGCGAGATGGCGTGGAAGAACAAGCAGTGGGACAGCCTCGAACACTTCAACCGTGTGCAAAGAAAATGGTCGCAATGGGGGATCGGCATCACGCTCGCCGCCATCGTCCTCGCCATCCTGGCCGCCATGGCCACGCCTGCCCTGGAAGACTATGCGCGCAGGACCGCCGGCGAGACCGCACGACAGGATGACACGCCGCCGCCGGCCGACGATGCCGCGGTGACCGCGCGCGGCCTGATCGACAGCAATGCCGACAACCTGCCGGCCTCGCTGTCGACGGTCGCCGGCCTGCTCGACCGTCGCACCAATGCCGACGGCAGCCGCTCCCTCACCCTCGGCGGACGGGTGCTGTTCAGCGGCGAGGACGCCAGCTGGCAGTTCCCGCTGCGCAGCTTTGCGCTCTCGGGCGGCAGGGAAGCGATCCTGATGGCCAGAAGCGGCGACCGCGGCAACAGCTGCGAAACGCTGTTCTTCTTCCTGCTGGCCGATGCGTCCGGCGTCAAACCGACGCCGATGTTCGGCACCTGCGCGCCGCGCGGCAGCTTCGTGCAGCGCGACGACGTCATCGAAATCCAGCTGCCGGACGTCAGCGGCAACTCGACCATCGTGCTGAGGGATGGCGTGGTCATCAAGGATGGCCAGGTAGTCGGCATGACCGGGTTGAACGATCCATCCAGGTGA
- a CDS encoding retron system putative HNH endonuclease, which yields MRTITQAGNGGFQLNRSHANPPLTSDQATSRWRGFVDKSGVLERLLEEQFRLCCYSELRADREGLGYHIEHIENKHQNPALTFDFKNLAASALASAEDLPAFKAQGLAVFGGHASGKQQSVDMARFVSCYQPDCREYFAFLSDGRIVPRTALSPQDRDKAEYTIGLLNLDSPYLITRRRQWWTELEDLYDEHQRKGWSLEHLIAIDLVPRARRPHPILQPDTAFLWRGRGADATDACPRSAIRTMLRIAQDQETGYMDGTSRRHDSELLSLR from the coding sequence ATGAGGACGATTACGCAAGCGGGCAATGGCGGGTTCCAGTTGAACCGGTCGCATGCCAATCCTCCCTTGACGTCTGATCAGGCAACCAGCCGCTGGCGAGGATTCGTCGACAAGAGCGGCGTATTGGAGCGGCTGCTTGAAGAACAGTTTCGCTTGTGCTGCTACAGCGAACTTCGCGCTGACCGGGAAGGGCTGGGTTACCATATCGAGCATATCGAAAACAAGCACCAGAATCCCGCACTGACTTTCGATTTTAAGAATCTTGCTGCCAGCGCCCTCGCCAGCGCAGAAGACCTTCCAGCGTTCAAGGCACAGGGTCTTGCGGTATTCGGTGGTCACGCTTCAGGGAAGCAGCAATCTGTCGACATGGCCCGTTTCGTCTCATGTTACCAGCCAGATTGTCGGGAGTATTTCGCTTTTCTTTCCGATGGCCGGATCGTGCCGCGCACCGCCTTGAGCCCGCAAGACCGGGACAAGGCCGAGTACACCATTGGCTTGCTCAACCTCGACAGCCCTTACCTCATCACAAGACGCCGCCAATGGTGGACAGAACTCGAAGACCTGTACGATGAACACCAGCGCAAGGGCTGGAGTCTCGAGCACCTCATCGCGATCGATCTCGTCCCCCGCGCAAGGCGCCCTCACCCAATTCTTCAGCCTGACACGGCATTTCTTTGGCGCGGTCGCGGAGCGGACGCTACGGACGCATGCCCCCGCTCTGCTATAAGAACCATGTTGCGAATTGCGCAGGACCAGGAAACAGGCTATATGGACGGGACGTCACGCCGTCACGATAGCGAATTGCTATCGCTTCGATAG
- a CDS encoding catalase, with amino-acid sequence MTTSKHPSATDGAGSILSTVSGPSDANLPGSLGVSNPVADRLLDKIPSEQALAADRPYNAGKAGEYGDAARTPLEGETFKPSTHAATGSSASEIIANDKVGDGNPPKGENPTVDPLDRVRVDPSERHLTTNQGVPVADNQHSLKAGLRGPTLLEDFILREKISHFDHERIPERVVHARGSAAHGYFEAYEDLSELTRAVPFAKKGKRTPVFVRFSTVAGERGSTDTARDVRGFAVKFYTEEGNWDLVGNNMPVFFIQDAMKFPDLVHAAKPEPHHAMPQAATAHDTFWDFASLSPEIAHMLMWTMSDRAIPRSYRTMQGFGVHTFRLLNAQGESRFVKFHWTPVAGTHSLVWDEAVRISGADPDFHRRDLWEAIEAGNFPEYELGLQVFTEEEAAGFAFDILDPTKIVPEELVPLRPVGKMVLDRNPDNFFAETEQVAFCTSHVVPGIDFSNDPLLQGRNFSYQDTQLTRLGGPNFHEIPINSPIVQIQNNQRDGFHRQAINRGRVNYEPNSLGGGCPFQSGKMGFTSFPEPVAADKVRGKPELFADHYSQARLFWQSQTPAEQNHIVNAFRFELTRVQTPAVRIRTLALLANVDATLVARVAEGLGLDVPEPLPLATDAPIPTYPPSPALSLLSRPGQAGIKGRRVALLIASGVDDKAVKKQYASLLKDGAVPRMVGNMLGKVTARDGDPIDVEISVEAGPSVMYDAVIVPDGAPAVEALARNAQVLEFLREQYRHGKPILAFGSGSDLLGKAMVPQKLPDGAADPGLFLGDPANADAALAAFKTALAGHRVFARETDPPSI; translated from the coding sequence ATGACCACTTCCAAGCACCCCAGTGCCACCGACGGCGCCGGTTCGATCCTGAGCACCGTCTCGGGCCCTTCCGATGCCAACCTGCCAGGCAGCCTGGGCGTCAGCAATCCGGTCGCCGACCGCCTGCTCGACAAGATTCCATCCGAACAGGCACTGGCGGCCGACCGCCCCTACAACGCCGGCAAAGCCGGCGAATACGGCGACGCCGCCCGCACCCCGCTTGAAGGCGAAACCTTCAAGCCATCGACCCACGCCGCCACCGGCAGCAGCGCCAGCGAGATCATCGCCAACGACAAGGTCGGCGACGGCAACCCGCCAAAAGGCGAAAATCCGACCGTCGACCCGCTCGACCGCGTGCGCGTCGATCCATCCGAACGCCACCTGACCACCAACCAGGGCGTGCCGGTGGCCGACAACCAGCATTCGCTCAAGGCCGGCCTGCGCGGCCCGACCCTGCTCGAAGACTTCATCCTGCGCGAGAAGATCAGCCACTTCGACCACGAGCGCATCCCCGAGCGCGTGGTGCATGCGCGCGGCTCGGCCGCCCACGGCTACTTCGAGGCCTACGAGGACTTGAGCGAGCTGACGCGCGCGGTGCCGTTCGCGAAGAAGGGCAAGCGCACGCCGGTGTTCGTGCGCTTCTCGACCGTGGCCGGCGAGCGCGGCTCGACCGACACCGCGCGCGACGTGCGCGGCTTCGCCGTCAAGTTCTATACCGAGGAAGGCAACTGGGACCTGGTGGGCAACAACATGCCGGTGTTCTTCATCCAGGACGCGATGAAGTTCCCCGACCTGGTGCACGCCGCCAAGCCCGAACCGCATCATGCGATGCCGCAGGCGGCCACCGCCCACGACACCTTCTGGGACTTCGCCTCGCTGTCGCCCGAGATCGCGCACATGCTGATGTGGACGATGTCGGACCGCGCCATCCCGCGCAGCTACCGCACCATGCAGGGCTTCGGTGTGCACACCTTCCGCCTGCTCAACGCGCAGGGCGAATCGCGCTTCGTCAAGTTCCACTGGACGCCGGTGGCCGGCACCCATTCGCTGGTGTGGGACGAAGCGGTGCGCATCTCGGGCGCCGATCCCGACTTCCACCGGCGCGACCTGTGGGAAGCGATCGAGGCCGGCAACTTCCCCGAGTATGAACTCGGCCTGCAGGTCTTTACCGAAGAAGAGGCCGCCGGCTTCGCCTTCGACATCCTCGATCCGACCAAGATCGTGCCGGAAGAGCTGGTGCCGCTGCGGCCCGTGGGCAAGATGGTCCTGGACCGCAATCCGGACAACTTCTTCGCCGAGACCGAGCAGGTGGCGTTCTGCACCTCGCACGTGGTGCCGGGCATCGATTTTTCCAACGACCCGCTGCTGCAGGGCCGGAACTTCTCCTACCAGGACACCCAGCTCACGCGCCTGGGCGGCCCGAACTTCCACGAGATCCCGATCAACTCGCCGATCGTCCAGATCCAGAACAACCAGCGCGACGGCTTCCACCGCCAGGCGATCAACCGCGGCCGCGTGAACTACGAGCCGAATTCGCTGGGCGGCGGCTGTCCGTTCCAGTCGGGGAAAATGGGGTTCACCAGCTTCCCCGAGCCGGTCGCGGCGGACAAGGTGCGCGGCAAGCCCGAGCTGTTCGCCGACCATTATTCGCAGGCGCGCCTGTTCTGGCAGAGCCAGACGCCGGCCGAGCAGAACCACATCGTGAATGCCTTCCGCTTCGAGCTGACCCGGGTCCAGACACCGGCCGTGCGCATCCGCACACTGGCCCTGCTGGCCAACGTCGACGCCACCCTGGTCGCGCGCGTGGCTGAAGGCCTGGGCCTGGACGTGCCGGAACCGCTGCCATTGGCGACCGATGCCCCGATCCCGACCTACCCGCCGTCGCCGGCCCTGTCGCTGCTGAGCCGTCCGGGCCAGGCCGGCATCAAGGGGCGCCGCGTCGCCCTGCTGATCGCCAGCGGCGTCGACGACAAGGCGGTCAAGAAGCAGTACGCCAGCCTGCTGAAGGATGGCGCCGTGCCGCGCATGGTCGGCAATATGCTGGGCAAAGTCACCGCGCGCGATGGCGATCCGATCGACGTCGAGATCTCGGTCGAGGCCGGGCCTTCCGTCATGTACGACGCCGTGATCGTGCCGGACGGCGCGCCGGCCGTCGAGGCGCTGGCCAGGAACGCCCAGGTGCTCGAGTTCCTGCGCGAACAGTACCGCCACGGCAAGCCGATCCTGGCCTTTGGCAGCGGCTCCGACTTGCTGGGCAAGGCCATGGTGCCGCAGAAGCTGCCGGACGGCGCGGCCGACCCGGGCCTGTTCCTGGGCGACCCTGCCAATGCGGACGCCGCGCTCGCCGCCTTCAAGACCGCGCTGGCCGGGCATCGCGTGTTCGCGCGCGAAACCGATCCGCCGTCGATCTGA
- a CDS encoding class I adenylate-forming enzyme family protein: MIRIGDILRHGAAHRPDAPALVEDGRAWSYAALAAVADGHAALLRELGVRPGDRVMLVAENGVAQVALLFAAAAIDAWSLCVNARLSEGELSTIRAHSGARRVLYLTGNSPDAARHAARAGALPCAGEIGSEIGGILAGLLDDACTPEPVDAGGEQVAALVYTTGTTGQPKGVMLSHASLLFVAATSSRLRGLQPGDRAWGGLPISHVYGLSSVLLGTLYAGACLQLAARFDAAALLASIRAGELTIVQGVPAMYARLLAIMDKESGPVPSRLRFCYAGGSPLDPSLKRAVEARFGLPLHNGYGLTECGPTVSQTRLDVPRGDTSVGLPIPGVAVRIVGRDGRDVAPGDAGELWVRGPGTMRGYYRDPAASGAVLHPGGWLATGDLARQDPDGALFLLGRTRELIIRSGFNVYPVEVETALNAHPAVVQSAVVGRPLPGAEEEVVAYVEAAGVDAAALQAWLAPRLAPYKRPARIVFMEALPAAPSGKILKSRLPHVIPAQAH, translated from the coding sequence GTGATCCGTATCGGCGACATCCTGCGCCACGGCGCGGCCCATCGCCCGGACGCGCCTGCCCTGGTCGAGGATGGCCGCGCATGGTCGTACGCCGCGCTGGCGGCGGTCGCCGACGGGCATGCGGCACTGCTGCGCGAGCTCGGCGTGCGTCCCGGCGACCGCGTGATGCTGGTGGCGGAGAATGGCGTGGCCCAGGTGGCGCTGCTGTTCGCCGCCGCCGCCATCGACGCCTGGAGCCTCTGCGTCAATGCGCGCCTGAGCGAGGGCGAGCTCTCCACCATTCGTGCGCACAGCGGCGCGCGCCGCGTGCTCTACCTGACCGGCAACTCGCCGGACGCCGCGCGCCATGCGGCGCGCGCCGGCGCCCTGCCCTGCGCTGGCGAGATCGGAAGCGAGATCGGCGGCATACTGGCCGGCCTGCTGGACGACGCCTGCACGCCGGAGCCGGTGGACGCCGGCGGCGAGCAGGTCGCGGCCCTGGTCTACACCACCGGCACCACCGGCCAGCCGAAAGGCGTGATGCTGAGCCATGCCAGCCTGCTGTTCGTGGCCGCCACCTCGAGCCGGCTGCGCGGCTTGCAGCCGGGCGACCGCGCCTGGGGCGGACTGCCGATCTCGCATGTCTATGGCTTGAGCTCGGTGCTGCTCGGCACCCTGTACGCGGGCGCCTGCCTGCAGCTGGCGGCGCGCTTCGACGCCGCCGCCCTGCTGGCGTCGATCCGCGCGGGAGAATTGACCATCGTGCAGGGCGTGCCGGCGATGTATGCGCGCCTGCTGGCGATCATGGACAAGGAGTCCGGGCCGGTCCCGTCGCGCCTGCGCTTCTGCTACGCCGGCGGTTCGCCGCTCGACCCAAGCCTCAAGCGCGCGGTCGAGGCCCGGTTCGGCCTGCCCCTGCACAATGGCTATGGCCTCACCGAGTGCGGACCGACCGTCAGCCAGACCCGGCTCGACGTCCCGCGCGGCGACACCTCGGTCGGCCTGCCGATTCCCGGCGTCGCGGTGCGCATCGTGGGTCGCGATGGCCGCGACGTCGCACCGGGCGACGCGGGCGAGCTGTGGGTGCGCGGGCCGGGCACGATGCGCGGCTACTACCGCGACCCGGCCGCGAGCGGCGCCGTGCTGCATCCGGGCGGCTGGCTGGCCACGGGCGACCTGGCGCGCCAGGACCCGGACGGCGCGCTATTCCTGCTGGGCCGCACGCGCGAACTGATCATCCGCTCCGGCTTCAACGTTTACCCGGTCGAGGTGGAGACGGCGCTCAATGCGCATCCGGCGGTCGTGCAGTCGGCCGTAGTGGGCCGGCCGCTGCCCGGGGCCGAGGAAGAAGTCGTCGCCTACGTGGAGGCGGCCGGGGTGGACGCAGCGGCGCTGCAGGCATGGCTGGCGCCGCGCCTGGCGCCCTATAAACGGCCGGCGCGCATCGTGTTCATGGAAGCGCTGCCGGCGGCGCCAAGCGGCAAAATTCTCAAAAGCCGCCTCCCACACGTCATCCCCGCGCAGGCGCACTAG